The following proteins are co-located in the Salvelinus namaycush isolate Seneca chromosome 33, SaNama_1.0, whole genome shotgun sequence genome:
- the rpl21 gene encoding 60S ribosomal protein L21 → MTNTRGKRRGTRYMFSRAFRKHGPIPLSTYMRIYRKGDIVDIKGTGTIQKGMPHKCYHGKTGRVYNVTQHAVGIIVNKQVKGKILAKRINVRIEHVKHSKSRDSFLQRVKENEKRKVEAKQKGTWVELKRQPTAPRDARFVSTKGNEPQLLEPIPYEFMA, encoded by the exons ATGACGAACACAAGAGGCAAGAGGAGGGGGACGAGGTACATGTTCAGCAGGGCCTTCCGCAAGCATG GTCCCATTCCCCTGTCCACGTACATGCGTATCTACAGGAAGGGCGATATCGTTGACATCAAG GGTACAGGTACCATCCAGAAAGGAATGCCTCACAAGTGCTACCACGGCAAGACGGGCAGAGTCTACAATGTAACCCAACATGCTGTCGGCATCATTGTCAACAAGCAGGTCAA GGGTAAGATCCTGGCCAAGAGGATCAATGTACGTATTGAGCACGTGAAGCACTCTAAGAGCAGGGACAGCTTCCTGCAGCGCGTCAAGGAGAACGAGAAGAGGAAAGTGGAGGCCAAGCAGAAGGGCACCTGGGTCGAGCTGAAACGGCAG CCCACTGCTCCCCGTGATGCCCGCTTTGTCAGCACCAAGGGCAATGAGCCCCAGCTGCTGGAGCCCATCCCCTATGAGTTCATGGCATAA